The following nucleotide sequence is from Gammaproteobacteria bacterium.
TTACTGTCACATCATTGATCAATATTTCTTTCACCTTGTCGGTCAGTAATGTCCTATCCGATAGCGGCACCTTTCCTTGTGGAAATATCTCCGTCAGAATCTCCCCCACCCCACCATGATCATAACCGACCACAGGAACGCCCATATTCAGAGGCTCCAGAACAGTACGCCCAAAGGATTCTGCCTTGATTGATAAAGACAATACAATATCAGAGACTGCATAGATATCGCGTATATCTGTTCGGTTTCCGGTAAAGACAATTACATTCTGTAAACCGGCCTTATTCACCCGGTCATATAATTCCTGCGCATAAGATCTACGTCCGGGATCCTCTGCACCCACAATCAGCCCATAAACATCCTCGCCCTGAGTACGTAAACGAATAATCATCTCAATAAAATCATGATGCCCCTTCAATCGTGTCAATCGACCGGGAAGAATCAAAACCTTCTTTCCCTGTAACTGAGGATATTCCTGATGCCAGGCCTGCATCCATTGCTCACCCGGATGATACTGATAGGGGAACTGTTCATTACTCACCCCGCGAGGAATAACCCGAATTCTCTGCTCATCGACATCCGCATAATTATCCAGGATATATTGCTTCGCCGTATTCGATACGGCAATGACCTGTTCTCCCCAGGTCATTATGGCGCTGTATCGTTTGACTGAATACAAGCCATGAACCGTTGTTACAAAACGTGGACGTGTGGCAGCATCCATACCACGCCATGCCAGCCATGCAATCCAGGCAGGCATACGAGAACGTGCATGCAGGACATCCACCTTCTGCTCAACAAGAAATCGTCTCAAGCGCCTGACCCAACGCAGGGTAAACAGGGACTTTTTACCAATAGGCCAGGCAAAATGCTCTGCCCCCATAGCTCCCAGCTCATCGACCATACGCCCTCCAGCCGATATAACCAATGCACGATGACCCTGTTCAATTAAACCCTTGGCAATCTCCAGCGTACCGCGTTCAACCCCGCCATTTTCCAGCGAAGGCAAGACCTGGAGAACAGTTAGTCTTGCTTTAGGCATCGATTAATAACCTCTGTGGCACAGCGTTCGGCCTCATTAAAGGCCGCAACTGAAGCGACCATATCCCCTGTATTGCGCCACTGAGAGAATCGGGTTAGACAGCCATTCTCAACCAACCCCTGCATGGATCGGCTAATCCTGTCGAATTTATTATTCTCCAGTTCTAGCAAGCCCACTCTTGCCCCACTGCTTAATGCCTCATACACCATAGAGACACTATCCTCTGTTACCCAGATATTGCCTGCCGTCGCCATCTGCTCAGGCAACCAGTTCGTATCCGTGTCTTCCACTGGACATAGCTTCAGGGTATTACTGGAAACAGCTTCCCCCAATTTATGCAGAAAGTCACTCGGGGTTCTTCTTGAGGTCGCCAGTACCCAGTTCACCGAAGAAAAACCATTAACCAGTGCCTTGATCTGTTCAATAATCACCTCATCAGACCATTGATAATGCACCGACGTGCCACCGACCAGGATCAAACCACAGCGATCACTCTGCCTATCCTGTTGTTGAATCTTGTTCAGCACACCACGGGTCTTTATTACATTCTGCCGATTATCCGGCCTGTCATGTTCAGGGATAAAACAAAGGTCAAACCAGGATAATGGTAGACTGGGCTTCATCAAAACTACAATTTTTCCACCATACAGATTGTGCGATAACAGCATGGGGATATGAGTGGCGTGACCCGCTCCAATAATAAGATCAGGTCGCGGCAGTGTTGTTGCAAAATCGAGTCTTCGAAGAAACCATTGCAAGTATAACTTAAAAGAAGTATTTATTTTCAGCGGAATTATTTTTAATATACGCTGTTTCGCTATTGCAGAGAGCAGACCCTGCACCTGATTCTCATGCCCCGGTTTACCATCCTGAAACCACCAGACAACGAACTCTTTTTTATGATCTGAACTCATTGTTTCCTGTTTCCATGCTCCTGCGCTTCTCGTTCCCATGCTCCCGCGTGGGAATGCATACCAGCCCGCATCAACCAGCAAGATACAAGTTCCCACGCA
It contains:
- a CDS encoding glycosyltransferase family 4 protein encodes the protein MPKARLTVLQVLPSLENGGVERGTLEIAKGLIEQGHRALVISAGGRMVDELGAMGAEHFAWPIGKKSLFTLRWVRRLRRFLVEQKVDVLHARSRMPAWIAWLAWRGMDAATRPRFVTTVHGLYSVKRYSAIMTWGEQVIAVSNTAKQYILDNYADVDEQRIRVIPRGVSNEQFPYQYHPGEQWMQAWHQEYPQLQGKKVLILPGRLTRLKGHHDFIEMIIRLRTQGEDVYGLIVGAEDPGRRSYAQELYDRVNKAGLQNVIVFTGNRTDIRDIYAVSDIVLSLSIKAESFGRTVLEPLNMGVPVVGYDHGGVGEILTEIFPQGKVPLSDRTLLTDKVKEILINDVTVNAQSTFVLEKMVDETIVLYQE
- a CDS encoding nucleoside-diphosphate sugar epimerase, yielding MSSDHKKEFVVWWFQDGKPGHENQVQGLLSAIAKQRILKIIPLKINTSFKLYLQWFLRRLDFATTLPRPDLIIGAGHATHIPMLLSHNLYGGKIVVLMKPSLPLSWFDLCFIPEHDRPDNRQNVIKTRGVLNKIQQQDRQSDRCGLILVGGTSVHYQWSDEVIIEQIKALVNGFSSVNWVLATSRRTPSDFLHKLGEAVSSNTLKLCPVEDTDTNWLPEQMATAGNIWVTEDSVSMVYEALSSGARVGLLELENNKFDRISRSMQGLVENGCLTRFSQWRNTGDMVASVAAFNEAERCATEVINRCLKQD